The Gammaproteobacteria bacterium genome has a segment encoding these proteins:
- the groES gene encoding co-chaperone GroES, producing MKIRPLHDRVIIKRLEEERKSPGGIVIPDTATEKPVRGKVIAVGSGRITEKGEVRPLDIKKGDTVLFGKYSGTEVKVDGEDLVVMREDDIMAVIEG from the coding sequence ATGAAGATTCGTCCCCTTCATGATCGGGTGATCATCAAGCGGCTGGAAGAAGAGCGCAAATCGCCGGGCGGGATCGTGATCCCGGATACCGCGACCGAGAAGCCCGTGCGCGGCAAAGTGATTGCCGTGGGCAGCGGCCGCATTACCGAGAAGGGCGAAGTCCGCCCGCTCGACATCAAGAAGGGCGACACGGTGCTGTTCGGCAAGTACAGCGGCACCGAGGTCAAGGTGGATGGCGAAGACCTGGTCGTGATGCGCGAAGACGACATCATGGCCGTGATCGAGGGCTGA
- a CDS encoding TlpA disulfide reductase family protein, translated as MGSTGRLLLLVALCVVGGFFAGRAYWSLRQSPPPPPLPTAPAAPATAVEVPDVRLPDLSGTTRSLHEWTSDSLVLNFWATWCAPCRREMPLLEQLHQERGGRGPAVVGIAIDREDPVRRFVAETGVTYPILFGETEAMAAAESFGPEFVGLPLTVIAAPGGRVLKMHMGEIDLDDIRLITSVLDRLKNGELDAAAATAALAPLDAPAPGTGN; from the coding sequence ATGGGCTCGACCGGTCGGCTGCTGCTGCTCGTTGCGCTCTGCGTGGTCGGCGGTTTTTTTGCCGGCCGCGCGTACTGGTCGCTGCGGCAATCGCCACCGCCACCGCCGCTGCCAACGGCGCCGGCCGCACCCGCCACCGCGGTGGAGGTGCCGGATGTGCGCCTGCCGGATCTCAGCGGCACCACCCGGTCTCTGCACGAATGGACATCGGATTCGCTGGTGCTCAATTTCTGGGCGACCTGGTGCGCCCCCTGCCGTCGCGAGATGCCGCTGCTCGAACAGTTGCACCAGGAGCGTGGCGGGCGCGGGCCGGCGGTGGTCGGCATAGCCATCGACCGCGAGGATCCGGTGCGCCGCTTCGTGGCCGAAACCGGCGTGACGTACCCGATCCTGTTCGGCGAGACCGAAGCCATGGCGGCCGCCGAATCGTTTGGCCCGGAGTTCGTCGGCCTGCCGCTGACCGTGATCGCCGCCCCCGGCGGGCGGGTGCTGAAGATGCACATGGGGGAAATCGACCTCGACGACATCCGGCTGATCACCTCGGTGCTCGACCGGCTGAAAAACGGCGAACTCGACGCCGCCGCCGCAACCGCGGCGCTGGCCCCACTGGACGCCCCGGCTCCAGGGACCGGCAACTGA
- the cutA gene encoding divalent-cation tolerance protein CutA has protein sequence MADDCLLVLSTCPDNRTAAEIATILIEQNLAACVTRLPGANSWYRWQGHLEKEEEVLLLIKTTRNRFPELEVAVRRLHPYEVPEIIALTLAAGSEAYLQWIRNATGA, from the coding sequence ATGGCGGACGATTGTCTCCTGGTGCTCAGCACCTGCCCGGACAACCGGACGGCGGCCGAGATCGCCACGATCCTGATTGAACAGAATCTGGCCGCCTGCGTGACCCGTCTGCCGGGCGCCAATTCCTGGTATCGCTGGCAGGGACACCTGGAAAAGGAAGAGGAAGTGCTGCTGCTGATCAAGACCACCCGCAACCGGTTCCCGGAACTGGAAGTCGCCGTGCGGCGCCTGCATCCGTACGAGGTGCCCGAGATCATTGCCCTGACCCTGGCCGCGGGCTCCGAGGCCTATCTGCAATGGATCAGGAACGCCACCGGCGCATGA
- the accC gene encoding acetyl-CoA carboxylase biotin carboxylase subunit — protein MLDKILIANRGEVALRIQRACRELGIKTVAVHSTADASLKHVLLADETVCIGPPPSARSYLNMPAIISAAEVTDAEGIHPGFGFLSENADFAERVENSGFVFVGPPPDVIRLMGDKISAKETMRKAGVPTVPGSDGPLGDQIEENQRLARDIGYPVIIKAAAGGGGRGMRVVHTEASLANAVSVTKVEARAAFGNDTVYMEKFLARPRHIEFQLLADGKGNAVYLFERDCSMQRRHQKVIEEAPAPGISEELRRSMGERCVQACLEIGYRSAGTFEFLFQDGKFYFIEMNTRLQVEHPVTEMITGVDIVREQLRIAAGEKLSFSQEDLAIRGHAIECRINAEDPKTFLPSPGRIELWHPPGGPGIRVDSHLYSGYVVPPFYDSMIAKIIAHSDSRASAIARMYVALTEMVVDGIKTNIPLHLELMQHSAFKAGGTDIHYLEKRLGL, from the coding sequence ATGCTCGACAAGATCCTCATAGCCAATCGCGGCGAAGTCGCGCTGCGCATTCAGCGTGCCTGCCGGGAACTCGGCATCAAGACAGTTGCGGTCCATTCGACGGCCGATGCGAGCCTCAAGCACGTGCTGCTGGCCGACGAGACCGTCTGTATTGGCCCGCCGCCCTCCGCCCGCAGCTACCTGAACATGCCGGCCATCATCAGCGCCGCCGAGGTCACCGACGCCGAGGGCATCCATCCCGGTTTCGGCTTTCTCTCGGAGAACGCCGATTTCGCCGAACGGGTCGAGAATTCCGGCTTCGTGTTCGTCGGACCGCCGCCCGACGTGATACGCCTGATGGGCGACAAGATCTCGGCGAAGGAAACCATGCGCAAGGCCGGCGTGCCGACCGTGCCGGGCTCGGACGGGCCGCTCGGCGACCAGATCGAAGAGAACCAGCGCCTGGCGAGGGACATCGGCTACCCGGTCATCATCAAGGCGGCGGCGGGCGGCGGCGGGCGCGGCATGCGCGTCGTGCACACCGAGGCCTCGCTCGCCAACGCAGTGTCGGTGACCAAGGTCGAGGCGCGGGCCGCGTTCGGCAACGACACCGTGTACATGGAGAAATTCCTCGCCAGGCCGCGGCATATCGAGTTCCAGTTGCTCGCCGACGGCAAGGGCAACGCCGTCTACCTGTTCGAGCGCGACTGCTCCATGCAGCGCCGCCACCAGAAGGTGATCGAAGAAGCCCCCGCACCCGGGATCAGCGAAGAGTTGCGCCGCAGCATGGGTGAGCGCTGCGTCCAGGCCTGCCTGGAAATCGGCTACCGCAGCGCCGGCACCTTCGAGTTCCTGTTCCAGGACGGCAAGTTCTACTTCATCGAGATGAACACCCGATTGCAGGTCGAGCACCCGGTCACCGAGATGATCACCGGCGTGGACATCGTGCGCGAGCAGCTGCGCATCGCCGCAGGCGAGAAGCTGTCCTTCAGCCAGGAGGATCTCGCCATCCGCGGCCACGCGATCGAGTGCCGCATCAACGCAGAGGATCCGAAGACCTTCCTGCCCTCGCCGGGGCGGATCGAGCTGTGGCACCCGCCTGGCGGCCCCGGGATCCGCGTCGACAGCCATCTCTACAGCGGCTACGTCGTGCCGCCCTTCTACGACTCGATGATCGCGAAAATCATTGCGCACAGCGATTCGCGTGCCTCGGCCATCGCCCGCATGTACGTCGCGCTGACCGAAATGGTCGTGGACGGCATCAAGACCAATATCCCGCTGCACCTGGAACTCATGCAGCACTCGGCGTTCAAGGCGGGCGGCACGGATATCCACTACCTGGAAAAGCGCCTCGGCCTCTGA
- the fis gene encoding DNA-binding transcriptional regulator Fis, which translates to MTTKRKTAGIRKSTGRQRESVVQLRNRPLRDFTDEALRTYFRDLNGHKPNELYDLVLGEVEPPLFEAVLDYTQGNQSRAAAILGLNRATLRKKLRQYDLLG; encoded by the coding sequence GTGACAACTAAAAGAAAAACCGCTGGCATCCGCAAATCGACCGGCCGCCAGCGCGAGTCCGTCGTGCAGCTGCGCAACCGGCCACTGCGTGATTTCACCGACGAGGCGCTGCGTACCTATTTCCGCGACCTCAATGGCCACAAGCCGAACGAACTCTACGATCTCGTGCTCGGCGAGGTGGAGCCGCCGTTGTTCGAAGCGGTGCTGGACTACACCCAGGGCAACCAGAGTCGCGCGGCAGCCATACTCGGCTTGAACCGGGCAACGCTCCGCAAGAAACTTCGGCAGTACGACCT
- the dsbD gene encoding protein-disulfide reductase DsbD — MAWAAGEPQVLRPEEAFRYEVSTSEGDIVVRWTIEPDYYLYKERMSFATKTPGVVLGDAQMPAGKPYHDEFFGDMHIYRNEAVVRIPVREAGPGRLDLEIRSQGCADIGLCYPPQKWIAPVVLDTSQAAPPAGRSITSVLGGAAAPAAPLPPERAFRVSAVMPSARLLRVEWLIAEGYYLYRDSLKIESESPGITLGTPRLPAGVPKEDEYFGQTTVFFEEVSAELDVTGSADPLQLRVSYQGCKENSICYPPQTVRLSVSAATGPGAISALAGDTAAVANAAGSAPMVSEQDQLAGMIGTGNLALVMLTFAGLGVLLSFTPCCLPMVPILSGIIVGQGKNVTTGRAFALSLTFVLGMALTYTAAGAIFAAAGQQIQAALQQTWVTIAVATLFVGMALAMFGAYELRLPAVLVNRIDAASGRQKTGTFFGTAAMGALSALVVTTCVAPPLVAALTVIAKTGDVTRGALALFALSLGMGLPLLLIGTSAGRLLPKAGAWMNKVKGAFGFMMLGLAVWMIDRILPDAITMVLWAVLVFMAGVFLGAFERLDGVAGVPRTLAKGAGLLAASYGVALLAGALAGGHDPLRPLEVFSGGGGGAGSAEVASLPFRPVKTVADFQAAAAAASAANQPLMLDFYADWCASCIEMERYTFSTPEVRAALDGAVLLQADVTANDQADQALLEHFGIFGPPTIVFFGTDGRERDGHRVVGFKNAAAFSAHVRSAFGR; from the coding sequence ATGGCATGGGCCGCCGGCGAGCCGCAGGTACTGCGCCCGGAAGAAGCATTCCGTTACGAGGTGAGCACCAGCGAGGGCGACATCGTCGTGCGCTGGACGATCGAGCCTGATTACTACCTCTATAAAGAGCGCATGTCGTTCGCGACGAAAACGCCGGGGGTCGTCCTCGGCGATGCGCAGATGCCAGCCGGAAAACCCTACCACGACGAGTTTTTCGGCGACATGCACATCTATCGCAACGAGGCGGTGGTGCGAATCCCGGTGCGGGAGGCGGGGCCAGGTCGGCTGGATCTCGAGATCCGTTCGCAGGGCTGCGCCGACATCGGGCTGTGTTACCCGCCGCAGAAATGGATCGCCCCGGTGGTGCTCGATACGAGCCAGGCCGCGCCCCCCGCGGGCCGCTCAATCACCAGTGTGCTCGGCGGCGCTGCCGCGCCCGCTGCGCCGCTGCCGCCGGAACGGGCGTTCCGCGTCAGTGCGGTCATGCCCAGCGCCCGGCTCCTGCGCGTGGAGTGGCTGATTGCGGAGGGCTATTACCTCTATCGCGACAGCCTGAAGATCGAGAGCGAAAGCCCGGGCATCACTCTTGGCACCCCGCGTTTGCCCGCGGGAGTGCCCAAGGAAGATGAGTATTTCGGGCAGACCACCGTATTTTTCGAGGAAGTGTCGGCTGAGCTCGACGTGACGGGCAGCGCCGATCCGCTGCAACTGCGCGTCTCCTACCAGGGCTGCAAGGAAAACAGCATCTGCTATCCGCCCCAGACCGTGCGGCTCAGCGTCTCCGCCGCCACCGGCCCGGGCGCGATCAGCGCGCTCGCCGGCGACACGGCGGCGGTGGCGAACGCTGCGGGCAGCGCGCCGATGGTTTCGGAGCAGGACCAGTTGGCCGGCATGATCGGCACCGGCAACCTCGCGCTGGTCATGCTGACCTTTGCAGGACTCGGGGTACTGCTGTCGTTCACGCCCTGCTGCCTGCCGATGGTCCCGATCCTGTCAGGCATCATCGTGGGCCAGGGCAAGAACGTGACTACCGGCCGGGCCTTCGCGCTGTCCCTGACCTTCGTGCTCGGCATGGCGCTGACCTACACCGCCGCCGGCGCGATCTTCGCGGCCGCCGGCCAGCAGATCCAGGCAGCCTTGCAGCAGACCTGGGTCACCATCGCGGTGGCGACGTTGTTCGTGGGCATGGCGCTCGCGATGTTCGGCGCCTACGAGCTGCGCCTTCCGGCCGTGCTCGTGAACCGGATCGATGCGGCGAGCGGGCGCCAGAAGACCGGCACGTTCTTCGGGACGGCCGCAATGGGCGCGCTTTCGGCGCTGGTGGTCACCACCTGCGTGGCGCCACCGCTGGTCGCCGCACTCACCGTGATCGCCAAAACCGGGGATGTGACGCGCGGCGCACTGGCCCTGTTCGCACTGTCGCTCGGCATGGGCCTGCCGCTGTTGCTGATCGGGACGTCCGCCGGGCGGCTGCTGCCCAAGGCGGGCGCCTGGATGAACAAGGTCAAGGGCGCGTTCGGCTTCATGATGCTCGGGCTCGCCGTGTGGATGATCGACCGGATCCTGCCCGATGCGATCACCATGGTGCTGTGGGCGGTGCTGGTGTTCATGGCCGGCGTGTTCCTCGGCGCCTTCGAGCGGCTCGACGGTGTGGCCGGAGTCCCGCGCACGCTCGCCAAGGGCGCCGGGCTGCTCGCGGCATCCTACGGGGTCGCGCTGCTCGCCGGCGCACTGGCCGGCGGCCATGACCCGCTGCGCCCGCTCGAAGTGTTCAGCGGCGGAGGCGGTGGCGCTGGCAGCGCCGAGGTGGCCAGCCTGCCGTTTCGCCCGGTCAAGACCGTGGCCGACTTCCAGGCGGCAGCCGCCGCGGCCAGCGCGGCCAATCAGCCCCTGATGCTGGACTTCTACGCCGACTGGTGTGCATCCTGCATCGAGATGGAGCGTTACACGTTCTCGACCCCGGAAGTCCGCGCGGCACTCGACGGCGCGGTGCTGCTGCAGGCGGATGTCACCGCCAACGACCAGGCCGATCAGGCGCTGCTCGAGCATTTCGGCATCTTCGGGCCGCCCACCATCGTGTTCTTTGGTACCGACGGGCGCGAACGTGACGGCCACCGCGTAGTCGGCTTCAAGAACGCTGCCGCCTTCTCCGCCCACGTCCGCAGCGCCTTCGGCCGCTGA
- the accB gene encoding acetyl-CoA carboxylase biotin carboxyl carrier protein, producing MDIRKVKKLIELLEESGIAELEISEGEESVRISRYSTGGAVQHIAVAAAPAGAAALPPPGRSDSPAAISPTTAGGKNEPDIPGHKVVSPMVGTFYEAATPGGDPFVKVGSEVKAGDTLCIIEAMKMMNQIEADKAGRIAAVAATNGEPVEFGQTLFIIQ from the coding sequence ATGGACATACGCAAGGTCAAGAAACTCATCGAACTGCTGGAGGAATCCGGCATCGCCGAACTGGAGATCTCGGAAGGCGAGGAATCGGTCCGCATCAGCCGCTATTCCACCGGGGGCGCCGTCCAGCACATTGCCGTCGCGGCTGCACCAGCCGGTGCCGCAGCACTGCCGCCGCCGGGTCGCAGCGACTCACCCGCCGCGATTTCGCCGACGACGGCAGGCGGCAAGAACGAGCCGGACATACCCGGCCACAAGGTCGTCTCCCCCATGGTCGGTACCTTCTATGAAGCGGCCACCCCCGGCGGGGACCCCTTCGTGAAAGTCGGCAGTGAAGTCAAGGCTGGCGATACGCTGTGCATCATCGAAGCGATGAAGATGATGAACCAGATCGAAGCGGACAAGGCCGGGCGCATTGCCGCCGTGGCCGCCACCAACGGCGAACCGGTCGAATTCGGCCAGACGCTCTTCATCATCCAGTAA
- the prmA gene encoding 50S ribosomal protein L11 methyltransferase has protein sequence MAAASWLTVELTVPAGAADAVEAALLGLGALSVSFADPGAEPILEPAPGATPLWPQVQVSALLPAGTAAQDIRERLQPLLPGPLAIGFATLVERDWVREFREQLVPQRFGARLWICPTGAACPDPAGVAVTLEPGLAFGSGSHPSTALCLQWLAALPLAGLAVLDYGCGSGVLAIAALALGARSATALDIDPQALQATRENAARNGVVSRLRLALPEQLTCAGDHDVVVANILAGTLIALAPALHGHCRAGAHVALSGILTSQTSQVRTGCRPWLDLRPSGELAGWALLAGTPATGRQPVDASTG, from the coding sequence GTGGCGGCAGCAAGCTGGCTGACGGTCGAGCTGACGGTGCCGGCCGGCGCGGCAGACGCCGTCGAGGCCGCGCTGCTCGGCCTCGGCGCATTGTCCGTCAGCTTCGCCGACCCGGGCGCAGAACCGATCCTCGAGCCGGCACCGGGCGCAACGCCGCTGTGGCCGCAGGTGCAGGTGAGCGCCCTGTTGCCCGCCGGGACCGCGGCGCAGGACATCAGGGAACGCCTGCAACCGCTGCTGCCGGGGCCCCTGGCCATCGGGTTTGCCACGCTGGTCGAGCGCGACTGGGTGCGCGAGTTCCGCGAGCAACTCGTGCCGCAGCGCTTCGGCGCGCGACTGTGGATCTGCCCGACCGGAGCCGCATGCCCGGATCCGGCCGGCGTCGCCGTGACGCTCGAGCCGGGCCTCGCGTTCGGCTCTGGTTCCCACCCCAGCACCGCGCTGTGCCTGCAATGGCTCGCGGCGTTGCCCCTCGCGGGGCTCGCGGTGCTCGATTACGGCTGCGGCTCGGGAGTGCTGGCGATCGCCGCCCTGGCGCTGGGCGCACGTTCGGCCACCGCGCTCGACATCGATCCCCAGGCATTGCAGGCGACCCGGGAGAACGCCGCGCGCAACGGCGTCGTATCGCGCCTGCGCCTCGCCCTGCCGGAGCAGTTGACCTGCGCCGGCGACCACGATGTCGTGGTCGCGAACATTCTCGCCGGCACGCTGATCGCATTGGCGCCTGCGCTGCACGGCCACTGCCGGGCTGGCGCGCACGTTGCACTGAGCGGTATTCTGACGTCGCAAACGTCGCAGGTCAGAACCGGCTGCCGGCCGTGGCTGGATCTGCGCCCGTCAGGCGAGCTCGCCGGCTGGGCACTACTGGCCGGCACGCCGGCCACCGGCCGACAGCCGGTCGATGCATCGACCGGCTGA
- the aroQ gene encoding type II 3-dehydroquinate dehydratase: MARILLVNGPNLNLLGTREPGLYGRTTLADIERDTRALAASLGHDLDTFQSNAEAELVDRVQAASGQADFILINPGALTHTSIALRDALLAVGIPFIEIHISNVHAREEFRRHSYFADIAVGTITGLGPLGYGLALRAADHRLQPPAP, encoded by the coding sequence ATGGCCCGCATCCTGCTGGTCAATGGACCGAATCTCAACCTGCTCGGCACCCGGGAACCGGGGCTGTACGGCCGTACTACGCTTGCCGACATCGAGCGCGACACCCGTGCGCTTGCAGCAAGCCTCGGCCATGACCTCGACACCTTCCAGAGCAATGCCGAAGCCGAGCTGGTCGATCGCGTACAGGCGGCGTCCGGGCAGGCCGATTTCATACTGATCAATCCCGGGGCGCTGACGCACACCAGCATTGCCCTGCGCGACGCCCTGCTCGCGGTCGGCATCCCGTTCATCGAGATCCACATCAGCAACGTGCACGCGCGCGAAGAGTTCCGCCGTCACTCCTATTTCGCCGACATCGCGGTCGGCACGATCACGGGCCTGGGGCCGCTCGGCTATGGACTGGCGCTGCGAGCCGCCGACCACCGGCTGCAACCGCCGGCCCCGTAG
- a CDS encoding DUF3426 domain-containing protein, translating into MYTRCPGCSSTFRVTAPVLQMAEGDVRCGSCGTVFNALRTLVDDWDESAHTLPPTPAPPIDPVEQEPAGENLEFDAPEHDWQRFFIAAEEPALPRRPEPALGSDFEADAATPVAAGDAGTGTEAPEPARSLEEETADTDTWKTFLQEADSAAATDTEADESPLWLIRTDDDAGGAAEPLVRAADIAEPEHLPVFELQEEPDELRDADRRPADTASAAMQPPTTEAAIADGPPAAGATAEPARPDTILEWGPPPAFTQAPAPRHTARWLAASVVAALVLAGQVLHQNRDQLAAHPQYGDMVRALYARLGQAIYPDWPLDTYQIRGVKAIAGNSAPGALDIVAEIAITGKRPVGLPLVRVVLRDRWTNPVGSGVFRAAEYLAGPASASGIYAPGALIPVELSLPDPGTTAQGYEVDVCLPNRRLGLQCKTARDPYRH; encoded by the coding sequence ATGTATACGCGCTGTCCAGGCTGCAGTTCCACCTTTCGCGTGACCGCCCCCGTGCTGCAGATGGCCGAGGGCGACGTGCGCTGCGGCTCCTGCGGCACCGTGTTCAACGCACTGCGCACCCTTGTCGACGACTGGGACGAGTCAGCGCACACCCTGCCGCCGACACCTGCGCCACCGATCGACCCCGTGGAGCAGGAGCCCGCCGGAGAGAACCTGGAGTTCGACGCCCCGGAACACGACTGGCAGCGGTTTTTCATCGCGGCCGAAGAACCCGCGCTGCCGCGCCGCCCGGAACCCGCACTTGGCAGTGACTTCGAGGCCGACGCAGCCACGCCGGTCGCCGCTGGGGACGCCGGGACCGGAACAGAAGCTCCGGAACCGGCACGTTCGCTGGAGGAGGAAACGGCGGACACCGACACCTGGAAGACTTTTCTGCAGGAGGCCGACAGCGCCGCAGCAACGGATACCGAAGCAGACGAGTCGCCGCTGTGGCTGATCCGCACGGATGACGATGCCGGAGGAGCCGCCGAGCCCCTGGTTCGTGCCGCCGACATCGCGGAGCCGGAACACCTGCCGGTGTTCGAACTGCAGGAAGAACCTGACGAACTACGCGATGCAGACAGGCGGCCCGCAGACACCGCCTCCGCCGCGATGCAGCCTCCGACAACCGAAGCCGCGATCGCCGACGGCCCGCCGGCCGCCGGCGCGACCGCCGAACCCGCGCGGCCCGACACGATTCTGGAGTGGGGTCCGCCGCCGGCATTTACCCAGGCACCGGCTCCGCGCCACACCGCCCGCTGGCTTGCAGCCAGCGTGGTGGCGGCGCTCGTGCTGGCTGGCCAGGTGCTGCACCAGAACCGCGACCAGCTCGCAGCACATCCGCAATACGGCGACATGGTCCGCGCGCTCTATGCGCGACTCGGCCAGGCGATATACCCGGATTGGCCGCTCGACACGTACCAGATTCGCGGGGTGAAGGCGATCGCGGGCAACTCCGCCCCGGGCGCCCTCGACATCGTGGCGGAGATCGCCATCACCGGTAAACGCCCGGTCGGCTTGCCGCTGGTGCGCGTCGTGCTGCGCGACCGTTGGACCAATCCGGTCGGGAGTGGCGTGTTCCGTGCCGCGGAGTATCTCGCCGGACCCGCGTCCGCGTCGGGGATCTATGCGCCGGGCGCGCTCATCCCGGTCGAACTCAGCCTGCCCGATCCGGGCACGACGGCACAGGGCTATGAAGTCGACGTCTGCCTGCCAAACCGGCGGCTCGGCCTGCAGTGCAAGACTGCGCGCGATCCGTACCGGCACTGA
- the groL gene encoding chaperonin GroEL (60 kDa chaperone family; promotes refolding of misfolded polypeptides especially under stressful conditions; forms two stacked rings of heptamers to form a barrel-shaped 14mer; ends can be capped by GroES; misfolded proteins enter the barrel where they are refolded when GroES binds), giving the protein MAAKEVRFGDDARRRMLAGVNVLANAVKVTLGPKGRNVVLDKAFGAPTVTKDGVSVAKEIELDDKFENMGAQMVKEVASHTSDTAGDGTTTATVLAQSILKEGLKAVAAGMNPMDLKRGIDKATVAVVEELKRLSKPCSDTKAIAQVGTISANGDDVIGGNIADAMAKVGKEGVITVEEGSGLENELEVVEGMQFDRGYLSPYFINNAGTQSCELENPYILLHDKKVSNIRELLPLLEGVAKAGKPLLIIAEDIEGEALATLVVNNIRGILKVAGVKAPGFGDRRKAMLQDIAILTGGQVISDEVGLSLEKVKLEDLGKAKKIQVAKENTTIIDGGGKTKDIKARIEQINREIEDTTSDYDREKLQERVAKLAGGVAVIKVGAATEVEMKEKKARVEDALHATRAAVEEGVVPGGGVAFIRAKKSLESLKGANDDQNVGINILKRALEEPLRQIVINAGEDGAVVLNKVAESKGNYGYNAQTGEFGDMVSMGIIDPTKVARSALQNASSVAGLLLTTEAMVTEAPKKDDKSAGGPPMPDMGDM; this is encoded by the coding sequence ATGGCTGCTAAAGAAGTCCGGTTTGGCGACGACGCCCGCCGCCGCATGCTGGCCGGTGTCAACGTGCTCGCCAACGCCGTCAAGGTCACGCTCGGCCCGAAGGGCCGCAACGTGGTGCTCGACAAGGCCTTCGGCGCCCCCACCGTCACCAAGGACGGCGTGTCGGTCGCCAAGGAAATCGAGCTCGACGACAAGTTCGAGAACATGGGCGCGCAGATGGTGAAAGAGGTCGCTTCGCACACCTCCGACACCGCCGGCGACGGCACCACGACCGCCACCGTGCTCGCTCAGTCCATCCTCAAGGAAGGCCTGAAGGCGGTCGCCGCTGGCATGAACCCGATGGACCTCAAGCGCGGCATCGACAAGGCCACCGTGGCCGTCGTCGAGGAGCTGAAGAGGCTCTCCAAGCCCTGTTCCGACACCAAGGCAATTGCCCAGGTCGGCACGATTTCGGCCAACGGCGATGACGTCATCGGCGGCAACATTGCCGACGCGATGGCCAAGGTCGGCAAGGAAGGCGTGATTACGGTGGAAGAGGGCTCGGGCCTCGAGAACGAGCTGGAAGTGGTCGAGGGCATGCAGTTCGACCGCGGCTATCTCTCCCCGTACTTCATCAACAATGCCGGTACGCAGAGCTGCGAGCTGGAGAACCCCTACATCCTCCTGCACGACAAGAAAGTCTCCAACATCCGCGAGTTGCTGCCGCTGCTGGAAGGCGTCGCCAAGGCCGGCAAGCCGCTGCTGATCATCGCCGAGGACATCGAAGGCGAGGCGCTCGCCACGCTGGTGGTGAACAACATCCGCGGGATCCTCAAGGTCGCGGGCGTGAAGGCGCCCGGCTTCGGTGATCGCAGGAAGGCCATGTTGCAGGACATCGCGATCCTCACCGGCGGCCAGGTCATTTCCGACGAGGTCGGCCTGTCGCTGGAGAAGGTCAAGCTCGAGGACCTCGGCAAGGCGAAGAAGATCCAGGTAGCCAAGGAAAACACCACCATCATCGACGGTGGCGGCAAGACCAAGGACATCAAGGCGCGCATCGAGCAGATCAACCGCGAGATCGAGGACACGACGTCCGACTACGATCGCGAGAAGCTGCAGGAGCGGGTGGCCAAGCTCGCCGGCGGCGTGGCGGTGATCAAGGTCGGCGCCGCGACCGAGGTCGAGATGAAGGAAAAGAAGGCCCGCGTCGAAGACGCGCTGCACGCTACGCGTGCGGCAGTCGAAGAGGGCGTGGTGCCGGGCGGTGGCGTGGCTTTCATCCGCGCCAAGAAGTCGCTCGAGAGCCTCAAGGGCGCCAACGACGACCAGAACGTCGGCATCAACATCCTCAAGCGTGCGCTCGAGGAGCCGCTGCGCCAGATCGTCATCAACGCTGGTGAAGACGGTGCGGTGGTGCTGAACAAGGTCGCCGAGAGCAAGGGCAACTACGGCTACAACGCCCAGACGGGCGAGTTCGGCGACATGGTCTCGATGGGCATTATCGACCCGACCAAGGTGGCGCGCTCTGCGTTGCAGAACGCTTCCTCCGTGGCTGGTCTGCTGCTCACCACCGAGGCGATGGTCACGGAAGCCCCGAAGAAGGACGACAAGTCTGCCGGCGGCCCGCCGATGCCCGACATGGGTGACATGTAA
- a CDS encoding YqhA family protein, translating into MLRSILASSRFITLIAVLGTLIGSSALIVYEAFVIGETLVGIVQAGDVSAKAAKIFAVGLIEAVDVFLIAIALYIISLGLYALFVDDRLPLPKWLLIQNLDDLKGHLVSVVIAVLAVLFLKEAVAWDGTRDLLAFGAALALVIAALTFYLQKLGDGESEKEK; encoded by the coding sequence ATGCTGCGCTCGATCCTCGCCTCCAGCCGCTTCATCACCCTCATCGCGGTCCTCGGCACCCTCATCGGGTCATCGGCGCTGATCGTCTACGAGGCGTTCGTGATCGGAGAGACGCTCGTGGGCATCGTGCAGGCCGGCGACGTGTCGGCGAAGGCGGCCAAGATCTTCGCCGTGGGCCTGATCGAGGCGGTCGACGTGTTCCTGATCGCGATCGCGCTCTACATCATCAGTCTCGGACTCTACGCGCTGTTCGTCGACGACCGACTGCCGCTGCCGAAGTGGCTGCTCATCCAGAACCTCGACGACCTCAAGGGGCACCTGGTGAGCGTCGTGATCGCGGTGCTGGCGGTGCTGTTCCTGAAGGAGGCGGTAGCGTGGGATGGCACGCGCGACCTGCTCGCGTTCGGCGCGGCGCTCGCACTGGTGATCGCCGCGCTAACCTTCTACCTGCAGAAGCTGGGGGACGGAGAGAGCGAGAAAGAAAAGTAG